Sequence from the Fulvivirga ligni genome:
AATGGCTATTTCTCCTGACGCCTTGTTTGGAATAATCTTAATTTTCCAATCACCTTCCTGAGGGCTCAGCAGGGTTTTCACATAATTACCATTTACAATTTCGCTTTTAGATGAGATTTGTGTTGCCACAGAAAAATGTCCTAATATATCACCATCAGGTTGATATATTTCAATGGTTACAGACCCTCGCGTAACTCTACTTTTTATTTCAAGTGTAAAATCATTAGTCTCCTTATCTATTGTTATCGCTACCTCCTCAACTTTGGAATCATCTTTAAATTCAATGCCTCTACTAGTAGATAGTGTAGCAGGGCTGGAAGGGTAAACAAAATTTTCTGGTTTTTTTCTGGGCTCGCTTTTGTTATTCTGTGCTGATGCCAGGTTTAAACAAGTGAGCAACAAGGTAGTAAACAATATTCCTTTCAATAATCTCATGATCATATTTTTTTGGTTTTACATAAATGCAAAACTATAGTACACCTTTACCACCCGAAGAATTATAAAGATGGAAAAAGGTATGACAATGGTACTAAAAATAGATTTTTTTGGTCAGAATACGGAGTTTTTAGGAAAATCCCGGAGAGTTGTGTAATTAGAATTGCTAGATTCTCTTTTTTTCATGGAATTAAGAATGAATAACTTAAGCCATTAATTCCGCCATCTCTTCATATGTTTTGCTGGATTTTTCAGGCTTCTCTATTTCTATTTCAGGATAATCCTCCTCTTCAACATGATTGGTTTTGGCATTCATGAATTGAGACAGGTAGTAAAGACAGAATGGAATCAGCTCAAAGAAAATTCTATATTCCAGAATTATTCCGAAAAGAAGAATAGATGCAATGAAAGCGTAAGAAATTACCTTCATAATCTTGGCCTCTCTACTGAATGAAGGAATTAGGATAAACGCCAATAGCATACCGCCATTTACAAATAATGGCATTGAGAACTGATATAAGAAGATCTTAATATTGTAGAATAAATAAAGACCTTGAGGCTTATTATCTACCAGATGGGCGTGCTCCATCGTGAAAAATGGAAGTGGTGTACCAAGCATTATGTCAATAATCACCTTAACCGTTACAGACAACACTCCTGAGATCAGGAAATATTTTACACGCATTTTCCAAGGCTGATCGATTAATAGGAAACCCAGGCAAAGTACTAAGGCTGTTTCTTTAAAACCCATGGCCAATGGTAAAAGCAATAGCATCCAATTATACTTTTTCTTGAAGAGAAGGGCCATAAACAAAACAAACCCCAGCACTATTGGCATGTCCCAAGGGTAAATCCGCAGTAGTTGCGGAACATAGCCAAAAACCATGGCAGCAAAAGTCCCTATAATATAGAATATGCTTTGCCTTCCAAATAAGTATATATATGTGAGGCCAATAAGTACGAACCAGAACACAGTCCAAGTACCTACAGTAAGCGCTACATTTTTTTCAGAAGTGAGCGATTTACCTGTAAGACTGGCAGTAGCTTCAGATAGCTCAGTAGATAAATAGTTACTAAAAATTCTGGGCTGCCAAGCCACCTTTATAGAGTCCTTATATGACTCCATACCATATGTTAGTGTCTGAAAATTCTGCCGGTTAGTATCAAACTGCCTGGAAAGGTGCGCACTCTGATAAGCCATGGCTATACTTAAACCGATCAAAATGATAAAGGATATAGCATTACCTTTGATCAGCTTATGCTGAAAGGAAACCAATTTTTCATGAAAATTGATTAATGTAGAAAATAACTTATTACTGGGCATCTAACTATAGAGTTTGGGTTGAAATTCAGCAACTATAATAATTAACAGATAAATTTAAAGATTAATAGAGGCACTGATGAACCAAACGGATTATTAACATATTAATTTTGTTCTGTAATCTAATGATCACAGTCATGGCACTTCAAAACCTTTTATTAATTCTCAAATTTTAGCACAGTAGTAGTATGAGGATTAATATAAAAGTAGCTATCCATAATAGTTGAAAAAAGCTATTTGCTTTAAATTTTAGACAGCTTTATTTAAGCACGCAATTTAAAACTATTTATACTCTTCTCATAGAAAGGATAACCGGTAAATATTGGTTAACTAACTAGTAAAGTAAATTTTTAATCAATTTTCTGATAAGTCCCACTCTCCAGCTTTAACAATCCAGACTTAAGATGGTTCAGCAAATTCACTAGTTTGGGCTTGGTAGATTCGCCCATTAAAACATTTAATCCCAGCTTTGGCGGACCCGACGCTTGGAGTTTATTCATCAGATTTTCAAAGAATTCAATACCGGCACCTGTCTGATCTTTTGAGGCTATCTTTCTGAAATTCAGGTGATCAAGAACTACTTCCATATCTTCTGAAGTAAATAAGAAACTCTGTTTAGGGCTACTTGCCCATGGCATGGGATAAGCAATGTCACCGGAGTTTTTTCTTAAAATATCATAATACAATAAATGGCCCCCGGGCTTTAATACTCTATCTATTTCAGAATAAAATTTTCTTTTGTCTGCAATATTCATTTGTACATGTTGTGTCCACACTACATCAAAGCTAGATTCATCAAAAGGAAGCTCAGTAGCGTCGGCTTGAATGAAAGAGCTTTTATCACTCAACTTTACCAGCTTGGTAAGTGCTGTAGCTGTACGGATATATTCTTGGCAGAGGTCAATGCCAACTGTATTGCAATTATAATCATCTGCAAGCATACGGCATGGACCACCCAAACCACAACCGACATCAAGTACTTTAAGTCCTTGAAGTTGTATTGATTGGGCCAGCTCTTTAGAGACGGCTGCTCCTCGCACGTGAAATTCGTCCACCGCGGAAATATGGTCTCTTGAAACATGGTTAATATCTACATCGCTTTCTCGAAGTCTGGTAAGGATGTCTTCATAAAGTTCATCTTTTGAATAATGCTCTTTTAAACTGGTGGCTAGATCTTCCATAATTATCAGTTTTAAGGTGAGACTATATCAACTTACAAAAAATAATTCAAACACGAATGAGAAAAGTCATAAATAAACCTAAAGCATAAAAAAAACCGGCTATTGAAAGCCGGTTTTTCCAGTTTATAATATGTCATCAACTAGAAATATATTATGAAACTGCACCTTGTAGTTTTTTACCATTTTCAGGTAAAGTCCTTGTTAACCAGCCTCTTCTGCTAGCAGTAGCAATGGCATATGGTGTAATCCAGAATAATGAGAATGTGTAGAATATACTATAAGGATATGCCCATAAACATTCTCTGATATTATGTCTTCTCGCAAAGAAGAATGCCTGAATACTTGAGAACACCATAATACTTACTAAAGTCGAGGTGATGAATAATAGCGGATGAGTAAATACGAAGAATAACATCAGCATGATCATCGGATATGATAAGATCACTTTCAACCACTGGTTTAATAAAAGTATTCTTGTACCCGTTTTGGGTCCTTTACGGAAATTAGTAAAGGCGAATTTACTCATCATAATGTTTTCTCTTACATTACTTCTTTCCCATCGGATGAACATCTTATATAAGTTCTTATATCTCTCTGGTGTATTTGTAAGCACGTAAGCGTCTCTTTGGAATAGCACTTTATAACCTTGTTTCAAAATCATGTTGGTCATAGCTCTGTCTTCACCAATATCAGACACCTGACCCATGAAGGTTTGATTAATCCACTGAGGCAAGCATGCTTTCACAGCTTTAGCTCTGTAAGCTGATAGCGCACCCGGAGTACAAAGTACTGAACCCAACACGCTTTGTGCAGAACGCACAAACTCAAAACTAAATGTAAAGCTAACGTTCAGCATACGTGGTATTAGTGCTTTTTGATTATTTAACACTCTCACATTACCTGCTACAGCACCACATTCTTTATTAACTACAAACGGGCTCACCATATTTCTTAAAGTATCCTCCTTAACTATAGAATCACTATCTACAGTTACGAATACTTCACCTTTACCTAAATTAAAACCTCTGTAAAGGGCATGTCTCTTACCTTTATTTTCAGGCTGCTGTAAAATGTTTACTCTTGAACCTAAAACTTCTTTTGCTTTCTGCATCCACTCCCAAGTGTCATCTTTACTACCATCATCTATGGCCAGCATTTGAAGTTTTTCTTCAGGAAAATCACTTTCAGCCAAACTCATTAATGTTTCATATACCAGTTTACCCTCATTGTAGGCTGGCACTATCACGGTAGTCACTGGCAATAACTCATCAGCAACAGATTTTATTGGCTTATACTTGAGGAAGAGTACCAATATGAACACCAAAAACGAAATTTTCAATGTTAATAAAGTAAGGCTCAATACGATTAATGGAACACCCCATGATGTACTCATTCTTTCTAAGTGTACCTCCTCAAAACTAGACTGAAGTGCAAATATGAGATAGACAGCACCACACATCAGCAAGAAAGTACCAAAAAGCACAAAATAAGCTGTGGGGGTCATTTGCGAAAGTTGGCTCTTGATAGAACCTGAAAGTTTGCCAGAGCCTTTTGTAGACTCATTTATAGACTGGTTTGGTTGGTTTTTTATGTTCATTTCAGTTAAAGACATAGTTAAAATTGATAATTGCGGCGCCTATGGTTTCTTTGATGTAATCACTTAAAAACTACTTACATCGTAAGGTGCAGTTACATTTGCGCCATTGCTGATTGTAATTGTCAAAGACTGAGCCAGTGAGCATAAAGTTCTCAAA
This genomic interval carries:
- a CDS encoding class I SAM-dependent methyltransferase gives rise to the protein MEDLATSLKEHYSKDELYEDILTRLRESDVDINHVSRDHISAVDEFHVRGAAVSKELAQSIQLQGLKVLDVGCGLGGPCRMLADDYNCNTVGIDLCQEYIRTATALTKLVKLSDKSSFIQADATELPFDESSFDVVWTQHVQMNIADKRKFYSEIDRVLKPGGHLLYYDILRKNSGDIAYPMPWASSPKQSFLFTSEDMEVVLDHLNFRKIASKDQTGAGIEFFENLMNKLQASGPPKLGLNVLMGESTKPKLVNLLNHLKSGLLKLESGTYQKID
- a CDS encoding glycosyltransferase; the encoded protein is MSLTEMNIKNQPNQSINESTKGSGKLSGSIKSQLSQMTPTAYFVLFGTFLLMCGAVYLIFALQSSFEEVHLERMSTSWGVPLIVLSLTLLTLKISFLVFILVLFLKYKPIKSVADELLPVTTVIVPAYNEGKLVYETLMSLAESDFPEEKLQMLAIDDGSKDDTWEWMQKAKEVLGSRVNILQQPENKGKRHALYRGFNLGKGEVFVTVDSDSIVKEDTLRNMVSPFVVNKECGAVAGNVRVLNNQKALIPRMLNVSFTFSFEFVRSAQSVLGSVLCTPGALSAYRAKAVKACLPQWINQTFMGQVSDIGEDRAMTNMILKQGYKVLFQRDAYVLTNTPERYKNLYKMFIRWERSNVRENIMMSKFAFTNFRKGPKTGTRILLLNQWLKVILSYPMIMLMLFFVFTHPLLFITSTLVSIMVFSSIQAFFFARRHNIRECLWAYPYSIFYTFSLFWITPYAIATASRRGWLTRTLPENGKKLQGAVS